The window attttgacctaCCATTATATCCAGTCGTAAAATTGCAAAACCTGTGTCAGAAGTTCATATAGTTGATTAAATAATGTTATATATTACTCCTATTCTACCTATTCTACTATTCCTAAAACCAAATTAATCATTTTTGCTTTGGTCATACTGAATTACTCTTAGTTGTATTCATATTGTAGCAAAATTcttaattttaatttctaaGTTGTAAGATAACTTCATGTAATTCTATCTATCTAGGTATTTGGGGGCTGAAGTTGAGACAAATGTTGGAAAATTTGGGACTTATACAAGAACTGGTAAAAACTTTAGCAATAATCAAGTCTATAGGCAAGAAGGGAAAATTAGGTTACTTGGAGATTTGGCTAAGGAGGAGGGTCAAGGGAATTTTTTATACCACATCTTTCATCATAATCAGAGTCCTATTCTCGCCAAACAGGTATGATTTATTGGGGTTTAAGCTGCTGTAGTTGAAAGAACAAATGGAAGGCTCTTGAGAATTGAGAAATGAAAATAGAGGTTGGTAGAAATATGATAGTAcaaacaacaatggatttgaggGGGAGGGGATCAAACATGGATTGTTTGCTATAGAGATAGAGTTTGAAAGAGAGGAgtggatagaagaagaagaagaagaagaagaaagagaagaaagaagaagatagatttGTATCTTGGCTTCACACTATCTTGGATTCACTCCAAGAATTGCAGTCAATCATGCTATAGAAAAAGAGAGTAATATCACAAGTTCCAAATACATTCATTGTCTTCCATTAATGTGTACAAGGACCTCATAACTTACACAACAAAAAAACAGTTATTTCCTAAAGTAACTGCACATATACCTACTTATTAAATCTCTAAACAGTTATTTGCTAAAATAACTGCCCATATAACTACTACATAATAACACAATTACGACAAGATAAGATAATAATCAGGCCCCAGATAAAAgtacaccaaaataaaaaaaaagaactacaaAGGTCATCTTTTTGACCATCATGTCCTCGCACCATTTTGAGAGTTTGTCTGGCCTCCGCATCAACCTCCTTAAATCTCACTTATTCCTAGACGGGCTCTTTGAAGCTGATAAAGCTAGTTTCCTTGGGATGACAGGTTTCTCTCTTGGCCGCCTCCCGGTCAAATACTTGGGGTTTCCTTTGATTCCTGCTAGGTTGACTGCCCACCATTGTACTCTTATGCTTGATCTATTCTGTAAAATGCTCCAACTTGGAAGGGTAAACTCCTCTCTTATGCATGGTGGCTTGAGCTGATCCGATTAGTTTTGCAATCATTCTATAATTATTGGTGTGGTGTCTTTGGGCTGCCTCAGTCTGCCATTAAGGCAATGAAATCTCTAATGTGTGCCTTCCTTTGAGAAGGGGCAGAAACCTCCAGATTTCTCCATCCTATTAGATGGGCTGCTACTTGCCTCCCTAAGGATGAAGAAGGCCTTGGTTTGAGAAGGATCAAAAAGGCTAATATAGTGGGCATTTTTTAACTGATCTGGAAAATTGTGACCAAGAAAGACAGCATATGGGTCAACTGGATTTACTCGGGTCCTCTTTGTAATGATTTGCTATGGACGGTCTCTCCTTCCACTGATGCTtcctgggtttggcgtaagatcCTTCTCCTCAGGCCCATTGCTCTAGTGATGCAGGTGTATTACATTACCTTGgatcgacccaaacccagttgggtatccagatggagatgGACCGGGTCTAATTTGAGTCTTgggtctagtaggattttaggatgtttattttatttgggaaagtatTACGTAATCTTTtaattggtggagggccggtagggaagaagagaatatctgagaagaaatcagatttgcAGCGCCGTGGCAGTACGGTGTCCGTATCCGCGGCACTGGGCAAATCGTATGTTGTACAAGTGCGATGCCGCGGTCAGCGGTTCTGCAGCTTCCATACTGCCGCAGGGTcagaaagggtttttttttttggttttccaaGGCCAGGTGAGGTTCCAGAAGCCATTTGGGGGGTGTTTTCAAAATATCGCCATTTTAGCGGGACCACCGTGGTCagggaaggtgagcagtacctcctttagCATTTGGTGAAAGGTCTTTTTGATCATTATCATTATTAGGTATGTGAGGGTGATATTGTCTAGGTGCATGAGCAAGTCCTTCTTGAGACTCCTAAACCAGCCGAGCAAACCCACGAGGGGTGAGCATCTCTGTCTTCTACAATCATGACTAATTGAAAAAATAACCTCGTCCATGGTAGGTCAACGAACGAACTGTCCTTTGAAACTTATAAACTATTCTGATTGAATCTTTTGGGGGGAGACTTTCATTTGATTCCTTTTTTATAGTCCAGCTCTTTAATGGTCATTAACTTGATACCTATCCAACCATTGCTATTATCATGCTTTGGAAATGCCATCTCTATCCAATGTATGTTCTTTTCAGTACCAAAGCTTCTTAAACACTTtgaatttattgattatttGGAGACATCTGTTGCCAAGGTCTCCACACTTGATTAGTTGAAGATTACTGATTAATCAATCAAAATgatgcagttttttttttcattggtgGAATTACAACTctaattgcattttttttcctaatttgtttccttttttaaagCTATCCACCCTTTTTTTGCCTttattcttttcccctttctgaACACTCCCAAATGgattatataatattttttgattttcttaattTGCAGCTTGAGCAGAAAGTGAATGAGGTGGAACAGTTTTATTCGTCCTCAAATAAAAAGCAACCAAACAGTTCTAAATGTGGCTCAATTGCGAAGGATAGGGACAAGGAGAAACTAATTCCTAGCATCAAGAGGCAGCAACAAGATGCAGCACGGAGAGAGGCGGCTAGTGCAAAAAGGATGCAAGAGCTTATGCGCCAATTCTCTACGATATTGCGCCAGGCAATTGACAGACCTTGCATTTGTTCGTATAATTATGTtccatattctttttttttaggggtcATCTTTTTAATGCTACGTTATTCCTTAatcaatcaataaataaaaagaaaagcctTTGTTGTACTGCTTTGTGGAGTTCAAAATATGTGtacttttatttttccctttttgcccTTTTCTGAAAGATCTGGTGTTTTCCTAAAATTGTTAAAATACATCCGTTCAGAAATATATGATGCTTATCCTATTTTAGAATCTATTATGGAGACAAGAATCTTACGTTACTAAAATTGGTTGTCCTCAAAATGTATGTCGATTTTGTCAAGTGTGCCCCAATGTGTATTGTATGCATTAATCTAATTATGCTTTATAGAACACTGACTGAGGTTTAGGTGATTGAATGTATTCAGTAGCTTCAGGAGTGAAATTTGCTACAACCATTATATTGTAtccatcccaaacccataaaaagaaagaaaaaattttgttttcataatcTCCATAAGTCCCCTcctgcttttctttttcttgtccAGAATTGTGGTCCAGGTATGGATGGTGTCTTCTAAATGGAAAACGGTCCTGATCTGGGTTGGGCAATTTGGAAAACTCAACCTGGTTTGTCTGAATTTGGGATggtgaaatttaataaaatatactGATTTTGTTGTGTGGTTAATGTTAGCTTAAGTTGGTAAGGTATTTATTGTGTATCCATTGGATTTTTAGTTCAGATCTTGTGTATTACTTCTTTTTGGAATTAATTATACTCTCGTTTAGACTTGACATACTTCTTGGGAACAAATATACGTTAAATATATTTCAGACAAAACCAGGTCAGAAATGGACATAGACCCTTGACCACAATCCAGTTTCAGACCAAGTTCGTGTTGGACAAAGAAGCATAGACATGAGGTATTGTCTAACCTGGACCTGGATTTGTCCTGATTTTTAGCCACCCCTACTATCCAGACAGTAGATACCAAAGAAAGGCCAAAAAGAAACCCCAATTAGGTCTGGTATGAGAAACATTTAGGTGGTGGGTATTGCATCCCTTCTGTGTTGTTTGTAGCCCCTCATGGACTCCAAGTGATGTTCCTGGACTGAAGTTACTGAATAACCATATGTTTAAGGTATCTTGGTAGAAACAAGTCATGGTAACTTCTCAACTCAGTGTTTTTTCCGAGTTCCAAATGTGAGAGAGACTGGATTCAGGGACCAAACATCATATAATGATCCTTTAGTGTATCAAACCTCACCTTCCAACATAAAGGGTtttcccagtgcacgaggctcccgccattgagTTGTCTGGGGAGTgttataatgtacgcagccttacccccgctttgcggaggggctgtttccagactcgaacccatgaccactaaGTTGCAATGGAGCAGCCTTACCGCTGTGCTGAGGTCCACCCTCTCTCACCTTCCAACATGttctataaaaatataaaatatgtaTAATATGGAGTGAGCATCCAGAAAAATACGTTATGCTGCCGCTGCCACATGTTTCAGATGCTGGGTAATGGGAGGTATATTCATCAGTCAATTATGACTTGGTTGCATGGCCAAAATTGTAAAAAAGTGAAAGAAGTTACTTCCAATATGTTCAGAATCATTATCTAGAACATGATCCATTTGTTGACTCAACTACGTCATGTTAATGGTTAATCTGTTATTATGGATATGTAGGAAGAATGAAGGTACGATGAAAGGATCTTCTTGAGTATTTTGTGATCCAAGAGATCTACTGCTGCTTTGCAACCTGAGATCTTCTTGTGTTGAATCATGAATGATCAACAATCTTCTCCTTAACcataagcatagttgtcatggcatctgggtgacccaaggtgttggagggggcctggacgcctaggtgacgccttgacaactatgactgtAACTATATGCATGAGATGGAACTCCATCATTTTAAGTTAGAATGCGATATGCTTCTGTTATTGAGAACTTATTGTATCTCTGACTGTTCTCACCAGATTACACAGCACAAATGGGCAGGGCCCTTTCTGGAGCCGGTAGATGTTGAAGGTCTTGGCCTACATGACTACTATGAGGTAAtttttttctcacttttctttttggctCTTTTCTCCATGTTCTCTTCCTTAACATCAAGGGTAGTCAAGGCAACATGAGGAGTTGCCTTGGCGGTAAGGTAACATTATCATTGGTGATGGTTAACTATGCAAGCTCCTGGGCACTCATATATGCACAtaaatatgtatgtatgtattatGTCGCTCTTTTTCcttcatgtgtgtgtgtgtgtacccGAGGTGTGCCTGAGTAACTAGGTCTACGTCTGAACTGTTATTTTGGCTACGGTGAGTgcctaataaataaaaatgtctGTCTGCGGctgtttgcttcttttttttttatgtgtgtatttttggtttttgtgatGTATTTGTTTAACACAtggtacatatatatatatatatatatatatatcgtgTTTCCTTTTCAcgtaaaagaaaaataaggagaaacatgaagaaaattgtggggaatttgatttttttcaccttgaaaccctaacccacaaGTTCATCGAAATACTCGAGTGATCTTGCTTggatctcctaaaaataaaaattttacaaTAAAATGTAGTGACTCCATAGCTGGATGATTTTGTTtagttctccccccccccccctttcaagAATCTATTCATTTATTATAGAAGTCTAGATTGTGGTTCTTCAAATTAACATACTAGTTAGTGATTCCAATCCATCGACTTGTAGGAGCGTTTGTTTATGTTACTTTCTTGTTCATCAATCAGACTCTCAGTTTTTGGATGTTTTCAGTGTGGGCACTTGATTAATTTGTCTCAAGCAGTGTATGCCAGGTTATTGAGAAGCCCATGGATTTTAGTACAATAAAGAATAAGATGGAGGCCAAAGATGGCAGTAATTATAAGAATGTCAGAGAAATATATGCTGATGTGAGGTTGGTTTTCAAGAATGCAATGACATATAATGATGAAAGTGATGATGTTCATGTGATGGCCAAAACTTTGTTGGCAAAATTTGAGGAGAAGTGGCTAAAACTTTTGCCAAAAGTTATTGAGGAGGTAAAATTTCACTAGTAATTCGTTTGGTAGATTCATTTATCTTTTTAGTTCCtgcaaaaatttattttttgctgCTATTTCTTGACCCATAtttagaataaaagaaaagaaaaataagggtctcttattcacttccaaaCTTGATTACTTGCAGGAAACACggagaaaagaggaggaagcagaGGCACTGTCAAACATGCAGCTTGCTCAGGAAGCTGCTCATGCAAAGATGACTAAAGATATAAGTAATGAGGTAGGTCTAAGTGTCATAacctttcttttaattataaatgcGTATGAGATAtgagttgtgtgtgtgtgtacttGGATGAGGCCCAGGAAAAATCTGTGGTTCTCAGCTTGTTGACGCTTTTGACTCCACTATCCTGATGGGATGAGAGGATGGTCCATGAGCAAAAGGTGGATTAATGTCTGTAGCTTTACTGTAAAATCCTGGTGGTTTCCTGTATTTTCTGCCATAGGTAATGCTTGCAGAATGTTTATCAAGTCTGACAAGGACATCCTTTGCTGGACTTGTTGATAAAGCTAAGGTCCTAACATGGTGGATAACTTAAAATTGAAgtttgggtggggtggggtgggttgCTGTTTTACTGAAATTGAATGGTTGTTGAAGGTGGTGAGAGGAGCTTGAAGCTTCTAAATCACTTCACTGAGTTTCCAATGTTCGTTCTGATGGAGCTAACCCTTTAGACATTGCACTTCTGATTGTATTAACTCCGGGGATTTGGTGGTGTCGCAGAGGACCTCTTCACTAGGGTTAGCCTTTGGCATGGTTTTGTCgagaattttcttttcttgtgctTGAAGACCAGGCATCCACTACAATAGTTGAGCTTAAAGGCAATCTACGTAGTCCGTACAAAAGCCCTTCTTATCTCCTGGACTGTCTGTCTGGGTTTCTGGAATCAACTTCCAAATTCAAAAGGCACTTATCTTAAATGGGGGTTCTGGGTTCAACAGCTGACTAGGCAGTTTTTCTGGCTTTGCGGCTGTTATTTGGATTACTTATTGATGGGAACTTGTTGAATGGGCTCTTGGACCTAAAATTGGGAGTTTTTGAATCCTTTAATAGCCTGACAAACACTGTTGGCATGGTTACTTAAAGCCTATATAACTATAGGAGAGGACTGTTCTCAAGGTCCAGCCCACTGGATACTTCGCATATCTGAATAATCTGAAATTATTAAAGAAATGTATAATATATCAAATATTGATGTATCTGCTTCAAAAATAGTTGATGTGATTATATTTTTAGGTTAAAGAtaattatttaataatttataccTCATATGAATATCCGAACGAAATGAAATGAATCCaaatcgaattcagattttgaCTGTCCATTTACATCTTTCTAGGTCCATTTGGGTCCTCATCCCGATGGCTGAGGAGTTTTCTGATTGTTTTATAGGTGCGGTGATGATGGTAAGAAATCATTTGGTGGCAATAtggaaaccctaaccctaaatagGATTTTAGGTTCAAATTACTAGTAGCTAAGAGAGGGCATTAGGACTAATAGCTTAGGAACAGAATACTTGAGGgctgatgaagttaaataccgTAACTCGAGAATTATGGCAGAAACAAAAGAATCTAAATAAGATGGGTGAATTACATTTGGATTGCTTAACATTTAGAGAAACTACACGTAGGATACCTCACATTCAATATATTATGTTGGGGGTTCCCTTTTTCATATTTCCTATTTTGCCCATACCAtcaccaccagcattaccactATTGGTGTACCACCCCCTCCTCAGAGGGAACAGATGTAGTCTTTTGGCCAGAGAAAGTTAGATTCAGCTGCAACCACCGCCTCCAAGGAGTGGACTAGCTTCTGCACCTCCTCTTGTCTTCCTTGATGGCCCATTTGCCGCCATCTGCATTTCCCCTCCCTCGTTCACTGCATCTCAACAAGGCCCCCACTTtgcttctccctctctctcttcccctgctCTTGCCGTTGCACTCCACAAGCCCCCTTCCCGCGAGGCCCTCACTCTATCCTCATCCCTGTTGCCCCCGTGCTAGATTTCTGGATACCCTACACATCAAAGCCTGACCCGATGAGGATCGTCCTGCTCAGCAGCCTCTAGCGGTGTAAGAATGCCTCAGAAGCCATCCTCGTCGACGTCATTTTCTCAGGAATAAAATCTGCTGGAGACTTAGAAAATTCTTGCTTTCCAGCCTTGTCTGTCAATCCCACAGCCTTTTGGGGGCTGCAAAGAATCCGGCGGCAATTTTTAGAGTTGTTTGGATTGGGTGGCAAGCAGATCGATTGACGATGGGATGAGCTCCCTGCTCTTGCCCGGTGTCCTCTCCCCCCTCTCCTGCCGCTGTACCCCACTACAGCCCTTTCCCATAACCCTGTCGTCCCTGTTGCGATTGGCCGTGAGCCTCTCGCTGCCCACGACCCCCCTActctgcttctctctctctctctctcccttgcatactttatttttgtcttgttgctgaacaacaacaacaactctgctttatcccaacttaatggggtcggctacatggatccaatcaaaacaaagtagggaaaactgaagTCTAAGCAGAAgtgggaatgaagagatggggaaagagGGATgcgaaatgagatgagaaatgaaaaatgaaatatgAAGGATGacagtaagaggaaagagggcAACCCagtaagtcaggagaatctcagctatatggggtctgcaacatagatccttgccctccaataggctctatccgatgtcatacttggtacaagacctagactatgcatgtccttcctcacatcttcacctatggtcattttaggcctgtccCTAGCTCTCTTACCTCCTTCGAtcaggatcatatcactcctccttactagggcgtCGCTAGGCCTCCGtagaacatgaccataccacctcaaacgactctctcggagcttgtcattgatcggggcaactcccaagtcagctctaatacgctcattccttactttatccttcctagtttttccgcacctccatcttaacatcctcatctcagctacacaTAACTTCACAATATTTCACTTcgtaactgcccaacattttgccccatacatcatagccgagcgtgcaacagtcctatagaactttcctttaagttttaaaggaatacgtcagtCACACAGCACTACGGACGCacatctccacttcatccatcctactttaattctctgtgagacaccatcctctatatcaccttctttatttatgattgaccccaaatatctaaaatagtcactttgcggtaacACTGTGTCCTCAATTCGCACaatgtcagtatccatcatagtatgactaaaattacacatcatatactccgtcttcgttctactaatcttaaagcttcttgtttccaaagttgatctccatagctctaacttggcgttaattcctgcttttgtctcatccaccaaaacagtaTCATCGTCAAAGAGCATATATACCACGAGACCTCGTcctgaatgctcttggttaggtcatccatgataagcacaaattgataagggcttaaggctgatccctaatgtaacccaatcgtaattgggaattccttgtcctgacctcccacagatctcacgcTACTCACcatgccctcatacatatctttaattacatccacatatttactcgacaaCCCTCTCCTCACTAGAACGTGCTAGATTAAATTTCTAGGCtctcggtcataggctttttccaggtcaataaagaccatatggagatcttcgtactatctctatatctctccaaaagcctcctcaataagtagatagcttatGTCATGGATCTACtcggcataaagccaaattggtttatcgagatatgagtctctcttctcaaacgggcttcaataatCTGCTCTCAAAGTTTCATAGTCTGGCTCATTAGCTTTATgtttctatagtttttttttttttttggatgaataaaaatttaaattacgaAGAAAGGAGCCGGAATGTACACGCCCGAGGGCAAAAAGTCGTAGCTAAAGGCTAGCTAGGGCGCAAAATGGAGAAGGgaaggccccaggagacaacaatgagcttgTTCCTCGGGGTGTCCAAAACACTagagagggggagggaactAGCTTtagaataaacataaaaaaagatggcattccaaatcttgtcgaaagagtgggagttggacgtccatcttctaaggttgcgtttcatccaaatgtgggagatagcTGCACAAAAGGTAAGCTTGCCGATCGAATCACAAATCGTCTTCCCTCCAAacgtcatatcaatccaaacccattctctgtagagagggagagggatgCGGCGGTTAGGCCAGCATTGACGAAGAACACGGGTCCAAATGGAAGAagcaaaggggcaagagaagaacaggTGATCTGCATCTTCCATgccattccaacagaggcaaCAGCTAGAAGAGACCTGCATATGGCAGTGAATGAGGAAAGCCTGAGTGGGGAGGCAGTTCACTAGGGCACGCCAGGCGGTGAGACTGTGGCGAGGGATGTGCCCTTTAAACCAAACTACTCTGTACCATGGACATGGGGTTCCTCTAGTATAGTCGTCCGAGTCATTTCTGctcgacctatctccatttagtaggtctCAAATATATTCATTCATCTCTTCACCATGTCCTAATACCTCACCATCACTCTTCCGTCATCACCCTTGATACACCTCACctgatcgaaatctctactcttcttttctctcatcctatctatcttatatatagctttttacccttcttttgtgtttaggttggtatagagatc is drawn from Telopea speciosissima isolate NSW1024214 ecotype Mountain lineage chromosome 1, Tspe_v1, whole genome shotgun sequence and contains these coding sequences:
- the LOC122665608 gene encoding transcription factor GTE6-like isoform X2, translating into MEPIDELIQERAQMDGHLMDIRAAECDAPAVERLRQCVDKTLAKVDELEQKVNEVEQFYSSSNKKQPNSSKCGSIAKDRDKEKLIPSIKRQQQDAARREAASAKRMQELMRQFSTILRQITQHKWAGPFLEPVDVEGLGLHDYYEVIEKPMDFSTIKNKMEAKDGSNYKNVREIYADVRLVFKNAMTYNDESDDVHVMAKTLLAKFEEKWLKLLPKVIEEETRRKEEEAEALSNMQLAQEAAHAKMTKDISNELCEVDMHLEELREMVIQKCRKMSTEDKKKLGSGLSRLEPEDLNKALEIIAKKNPSFQATAEEVELDMDAQSESTLWRLKFFVKGALESSGKTSMSMGGNDYSKRKREICDALAKTAKKRGKKLTS
- the LOC122665608 gene encoding transcription factor GTE6-like isoform X1 yields the protein MRDNFLRSYHLNPAGHDAQMEPIDELIQERAQMDGHLMDIRAAECDAPAVERLRQCVDKTLAKVDELEQKVNEVEQFYSSSNKKQPNSSKCGSIAKDRDKEKLIPSIKRQQQDAARREAASAKRMQELMRQFSTILRQITQHKWAGPFLEPVDVEGLGLHDYYEVIEKPMDFSTIKNKMEAKDGSNYKNVREIYADVRLVFKNAMTYNDESDDVHVMAKTLLAKFEEKWLKLLPKVIEEETRRKEEEAEALSNMQLAQEAAHAKMTKDISNELCEVDMHLEELREMVIQKCRKMSTEDKKKLGSGLSRLEPEDLNKALEIIAKKNPSFQATAEEVELDMDAQSESTLWRLKFFVKGALESSGKTSMSMGGNDYSKRKREICDALAKTAKKRGKKLTS